In Deltaproteobacteria bacterium, a single genomic region encodes these proteins:
- a CDS encoding RNA-binding S4 domain-containing protein, which produces MNAPTMAEVRLDKWLWAARCFKTRSIAAEACDAGHVKLNGNSAKPAKSVRVGDRVEAKTEGGLRVFEVVALSDRRGPAEQARTLYVDHSPPPPPREEPVVTRERGVGRPSKRDLRQIQKLRGH; this is translated from the coding sequence ATGAATGCGCCGACGATGGCGGAGGTGCGGCTCGACAAGTGGCTGTGGGCCGCGCGTTGCTTCAAGACCCGGTCGATCGCCGCGGAGGCCTGCGACGCCGGCCACGTGAAGCTCAACGGCAACTCGGCGAAGCCGGCCAAGAGCGTGAGGGTGGGCGATCGGGTCGAAGCGAAGACCGAGGGCGGGCTGCGGGTGTTCGAGGTCGTCGCGTTGTCGGACCGACGCGGCCCCGCAGAGCAGGCTCGCACGCTCTACGTCGACCACTCGCCACCGCCACCGCCACGCGAGGAGCCGGTGGTGACGCGCGAGCGCGGCGTCGGCCGACCCAGCAAGCGCGACCTGCGACAGATCCAGAAGCTGCGCGGCCACTAG
- a CDS encoding protein kinase — protein sequence MASHSRAPDDDAQRTILHIGPAPVPRPETRRTPPPPPRMGARPAAHAEVPDTAEAGVPMPIDVGEPTATQPIDLLAVTIGGVLTGTRYRILRALGDGGMGTVYEAEHVDIERRVALKILRPEYTRTRAIAEQFRQEARAASKVGSEHIVQVYDFAELPGRFVMFTMELVDGPTLRHELRAGPMSASRAIGLLRQICKGLDAAHKAGVVHRDVKPENIVIERRRGRADAVKLLDFGIAAMLGEDLRPMSAGTPHYLAPELVAGAKFDQRADIYAVGCTAYEMLTGQPPFASDSTDLDEVLGSHLSDTAEPPSKLRPELGIPPALDRVILRCLAKLPSNRFRTMGELEAALCAAQIDASLQTSWDDLPLPDEVDPELRERLLREMPDLNGPAPRRRRAWVSPLIVGLSLALVGVAAYAWVARGDSAAAVPVGPTEVERLVDEARAAGALSAYVYPTPEDPSGATAFSKIRELESIGDESAVGAASALREEFAATLSRLGDSYWDREGGHVFAVEYYRQALVFDRTLAHARERAELDDDAAIDQLSRKAESIEFTEQEIAAARLPASDRGRDPRRPSPSGPAGRDAEPVVAEVAVAATGAEPSTPSEPLPPRPTQAAADERAGAADLSKSAAKLLSSGLRKDAEEMFKRALTYDPNNAQALAAMYGIEAARGNHDEALEYAERLVANAPQRAEHHIRVGDASMKLAEYADARRAYQRAAALGSKQAAKRIEKLDEVSPPPAPEPRAEPDEDAKVDADDEATEPPKVPTKSAESDVSPDDAAG from the coding sequence ATGGCCAGTCACTCGCGAGCACCGGACGACGACGCGCAGCGGACGATCCTGCACATCGGCCCGGCGCCTGTGCCTCGCCCCGAGACCCGGCGCACGCCACCGCCGCCGCCCCGCATGGGTGCGCGACCGGCTGCACACGCGGAGGTCCCCGATACGGCCGAGGCCGGCGTGCCGATGCCGATCGACGTCGGTGAGCCGACCGCGACCCAGCCCATCGATCTGCTCGCAGTCACCATCGGCGGCGTGCTCACCGGCACGCGCTATCGCATCCTGCGTGCGCTCGGCGACGGCGGCATGGGCACGGTCTACGAGGCCGAGCACGTCGACATCGAGCGCCGCGTCGCGCTCAAGATCCTGCGGCCCGAGTACACCCGCACACGCGCGATCGCGGAGCAGTTCCGTCAGGAGGCCCGCGCTGCCAGCAAGGTGGGCTCCGAGCACATCGTGCAGGTCTACGACTTCGCGGAGCTGCCCGGTCGCTTCGTGATGTTCACGATGGAGCTGGTCGATGGGCCGACCCTGCGCCACGAGCTGCGTGCCGGACCGATGTCGGCGTCGCGCGCCATCGGCCTGCTGCGGCAGATCTGCAAGGGGCTCGACGCCGCACACAAGGCCGGCGTCGTGCATCGCGACGTCAAGCCCGAGAACATCGTGATCGAGCGTCGTCGCGGCCGCGCCGACGCCGTCAAGCTGCTCGACTTCGGCATCGCGGCGATGCTCGGTGAGGATCTGCGGCCGATGTCCGCCGGCACGCCGCACTACCTGGCGCCCGAGCTGGTGGCGGGCGCGAAGTTCGATCAACGCGCCGACATCTACGCGGTCGGCTGCACCGCCTACGAGATGCTCACGGGGCAGCCGCCGTTCGCAAGCGACAGCACCGACCTCGACGAGGTGCTCGGTAGCCATCTCTCGGACACCGCCGAGCCGCCGAGCAAGCTGCGCCCCGAGCTCGGTATCCCGCCTGCGCTCGATCGCGTGATCCTGCGCTGCCTCGCGAAGCTGCCCTCGAATCGCTTCCGCACCATGGGCGAGCTCGAGGCCGCGTTGTGTGCCGCGCAGATCGACGCCTCGTTGCAGACCAGCTGGGACGACCTGCCGCTGCCCGACGAGGTCGACCCCGAGCTCCGCGAGCGGCTGCTGCGTGAGATGCCCGATCTGAACGGACCCGCGCCGCGCCGCCGGCGTGCGTGGGTTTCGCCGCTCATCGTCGGTCTCTCGCTGGCACTGGTCGGGGTCGCTGCGTACGCGTGGGTCGCACGGGGTGACTCGGCTGCCGCGGTGCCGGTCGGGCCCACCGAGGTCGAGCGGCTGGTCGACGAGGCGCGGGCCGCCGGCGCGCTCAGTGCCTACGTCTACCCCACGCCCGAGGATCCGAGTGGCGCGACCGCGTTCTCGAAGATCCGCGAGCTCGAGTCGATCGGTGACGAGTCCGCCGTCGGCGCTGCGTCGGCGCTGCGCGAGGAGTTTGCCGCCACCTTGTCGCGCCTGGGCGACTCGTACTGGGACCGCGAGGGCGGGCACGTGTTCGCGGTCGAGTACTATCGGCAGGCGCTGGTGTTCGACCGGACGCTCGCGCACGCCCGCGAGCGCGCCGAGCTCGACGACGATGCCGCGATCGATCAGCTGTCGCGCAAGGCCGAGAGCATCGAGTTCACCGAGCAAGAGATCGCGGCCGCACGTCTGCCCGCCAGCGATCGCGGCCGCGATCCACGACGCCCGAGCCCGTCCGGCCCCGCTGGGCGCGACGCCGAGCCGGTGGTCGCCGAGGTGGCGGTGGCCGCGACAGGGGCCGAGCCGTCGACCCCGAGCGAGCCGCTGCCGCCGCGCCCGACCCAGGCGGCCGCGGACGAGCGCGCCGGCGCGGCCGATCTCAGCAAGAGCGCCGCGAAGCTGTTGTCGTCGGGCCTGCGCAAGGATGCCGAGGAGATGTTCAAGCGCGCGCTCACGTACGACCCCAACAACGCGCAGGCGTTGGCGGCGATGTACGGCATCGAGGCTGCGCGCGGCAACCACGACGAGGCACTCGAGTACGCCGAGCGCCTGGTCGCCAACGCACCGCAACGCGCGGAGCACCACATCCGCGTCGGCGATGCGTCGATGAAGCTGGCCGAGTACGCCGATGCCCGTCGGGCGTATCAGCGTGCCGCAGCGCTGGGCTCGAAGCAGGCCGCGAAGCGGATCGAGAAGCTCGACGAGGTCTCGCCACCGCCGGCGCCCGAGCCCCGCGCGGAGCCGGACGAGGACGCCAAGGTCGACGCCGACGACGAAGCCACCGAGCCGCCAAAGGTACCGACCAAGTCTGCCGAATCCGACGTGTCGCCCGACGACGCCGCGGGCTAG
- a CDS encoding MBL fold metallo-hydrolase, with protein sequence MRSAHALVGGFVGIDEVARGVAFVGSFANVTAIDTDEGLVLIDVGSPLLAARVRQAVRSWTSRPLHAAVYTHGHVDHVFGFGAYEDEPRAPTAATPYVLAHAAVAQRFDRYRMTAGYNGHINMRQFRLPAPLFPEDFRYPDRTFVDTHVLELGGERIELHHARGETDDHAWAWMPSRGVLATGDLFIWAAPNCGNPQKVQRYPIEWARALRQMAALGASVLCPGHGPPILGADRVAQALGDAATLLETLHEQTVAAMNTGARLDEVVASVVVPERLLQRPYLRAVYDEPEFIVRNLWRLYGGWYDGNPAHLKPAREHVLASELATLAGGATRLCERARALLDAGELALACHLVEFAALAAPADLGIRRVRGEIYRARADASTSLMAQGIFEAAARESDGDGS encoded by the coding sequence ATGCGCTCTGCCCACGCGCTCGTGGGCGGCTTCGTGGGCATCGACGAGGTCGCCCGCGGCGTCGCCTTCGTCGGCAGCTTCGCCAACGTCACCGCCATCGACACCGACGAGGGACTCGTGCTGATCGACGTCGGCAGCCCGCTGCTGGCCGCGCGGGTGCGGCAGGCGGTACGCAGCTGGACCTCGCGGCCGCTGCACGCCGCCGTGTACACCCACGGGCACGTCGACCACGTGTTCGGGTTCGGTGCCTACGAGGACGAACCGCGGGCGCCCACGGCGGCGACGCCGTACGTGCTGGCCCATGCCGCGGTCGCGCAACGATTCGATCGCTACCGCATGACCGCCGGCTACAACGGCCACATCAACATGCGGCAGTTCCGGCTGCCCGCGCCGCTGTTCCCCGAGGACTTCCGCTACCCGGATCGCACCTTCGTCGACACCCACGTGCTCGAGCTCGGCGGCGAACGCATCGAGCTCCACCACGCGCGCGGCGAAACCGACGATCACGCGTGGGCATGGATGCCGAGCCGCGGCGTGCTCGCGACCGGCGACCTCTTCATCTGGGCCGCACCGAACTGCGGCAACCCACAGAAGGTCCAGCGCTACCCCATCGAGTGGGCGCGGGCGCTGCGACAGATGGCGGCCCTGGGCGCGAGCGTACTGTGCCCCGGTCACGGGCCACCGATCCTGGGGGCCGATCGGGTCGCGCAGGCGCTCGGCGACGCCGCGACGCTGCTCGAGACCCTCCACGAGCAGACGGTCGCGGCGATGAACACGGGCGCACGGCTCGACGAGGTCGTCGCGAGTGTGGTCGTGCCGGAGCGGCTGCTGCAGCGGCCGTATCTCCGCGCCGTGTACGACGAGCCGGAGTTCATCGTGCGCAACCTGTGGCGGCTCTACGGCGGCTGGTACGACGGCAACCCCGCCCATCTCAAGCCCGCACGCGAGCACGTGCTCGCGAGCGAGCTGGCGACACTGGCCGGCGGTGCGACCCGCCTGTGCGAGCGCGCGCGCGCATTGCTCGACGCCGGCGAGCTCGCCCTCGCCTGCCACCTGGTCGAGTTCGCCGCCCTCGCGGCGCCCGCCGACCTCGGCATCCGGCGCGTGCGTGGCGAGATCTACCGCGCGCGCGCGGATGCCAGCACGAGCCTCATGGCCCAGGGCATCTTCGAAGCCGCCGCCCGCGAGAGCGACGGCGACGGCAGCTAA
- a CDS encoding NAD-dependent epimerase/dehydratase family protein: MQVFVTGATGFIGGRLARALVAGGHRVRALVRDPAAAAQLRAAGIETHEGDVRDRGSVREAMRGAERLFHVAAWYHIGSDDAAQAHDVNVVGTRNVLEVMRELGVARGVYTSSIAIYGDTRGRTVDEDSPCNGPFNSVYEETKSLAHREVALPMMAEGLPLRVVLPGVVYGPGDHSPIRDSLVMLLQRKLPVAPRRTTYCWGHVDDTVDAHLRAMERGRDGECYIVAGSVCELSRVFEIAAARAGVPAPRLQLDGKTLRTLARASDALQRFLPRLPSAYRGESLRSVAETTSIASSAKAERELGWQSRGLDVGLAEWVDHERSLLTRSGGAATRQGAAD, from the coding sequence ATGCAAGTGTTCGTCACCGGCGCCACGGGCTTCATCGGCGGACGTCTGGCGCGGGCTCTGGTCGCAGGCGGCCATCGCGTGCGTGCCCTGGTCCGCGACCCCGCCGCGGCCGCGCAGCTGCGCGCCGCCGGCATCGAGACCCACGAGGGCGACGTGCGGGATCGCGGCAGCGTGCGCGAGGCGATGCGTGGCGCAGAGCGTCTGTTCCACGTCGCGGCCTGGTACCACATCGGCAGCGACGACGCGGCCCAGGCCCACGACGTCAACGTCGTCGGCACTCGCAACGTGCTCGAGGTGATGCGCGAGCTCGGGGTCGCGCGTGGGGTGTACACCAGCAGCATTGCGATCTATGGCGACACCCGCGGCCGCACGGTCGACGAGGACTCGCCGTGCAACGGCCCCTTCAACAGCGTGTACGAGGAGACCAAGTCGCTCGCGCACCGCGAGGTCGCGTTGCCGATGATGGCCGAGGGGTTGCCGCTGCGCGTGGTGCTGCCGGGGGTCGTGTATGGCCCCGGCGATCACAGCCCGATTCGCGACTCGTTGGTGATGCTGTTGCAGCGCAAGCTGCCGGTTGCTCCGCGGCGCACGACCTATTGCTGGGGGCACGTCGACGACACCGTCGACGCGCACCTACGTGCGATGGAGCGGGGGCGCGACGGCGAGTGCTACATCGTGGCGGGTTCGGTGTGCGAGCTCTCGCGGGTGTTCGAGATCGCGGCTGCGCGCGCAGGCGTACCGGCCCCGCGCCTGCAGCTCGACGGCAAGACGCTGCGCACGCTGGCGCGTGCCTCGGACGCGCTGCAGCGCTTCTTGCCGCGGCTGCCCTCCGCCTACCGCGGCGAGTCGCTGCGCAGCGTGGCCGAGACCACCTCGATCGCCAGCAGCGCGAAGGCCGAGCGCGAGCTCGGCTGGCAGTCGCGCGGCCTCGACGTCGGCCTGGCCGAGTGGGTCGACCACGAGCGCTCGCTGCTCACGCGCTCGGGCGGCGCAGCGACGCGCCAAGGCGCGGCGGATTAG
- a CDS encoding efflux RND transporter permease subunit produces MPKWSPSDLALSRPVTVGMALVAVVLLGLIGLSRMPLSFLPREQAARAYVRVDIARTSPEVLERELIRPLEEAVAGLRGVARTQVGSGGWGVRMNLEFQPGEDADARKLELRDRIDRVRGELPEFVTNIEIGSYTNADDPIMEVRLSSGTDLSQDYYLIEERIVRALERIDGVARIELDGVSPHELEIAVDLEAVHRTGVSLAELGAAVRDARQGHSMGVVRQTTRDAGVRSPSAPAEPGRFAALPLRRGADAAQAMAVAATEAAAEAAATEGGIPGAVTTAGATVVDTETGDDARFAALGEVARVRVHPEENRNAKRLNGRRAVNLEVFAAAGASVVEVSRAVARVIDELHADPALDGIEVLVVRDQGQIILKTLADLRDSGIYGGLLAMAVLFLFLHRLRTTVAAAVSVPLSVLAAGAVLFMRGEELNCVVLLGLVLGVGMLIDNAVVIVEAIAAQARTGLSQLEAARRGAREVGFATMASTLSTVIVFVPLIVNDPADELSTYLRPLGTTLAIGLVASLFVSQTSVPLLLGRLVRPSTRPTHHPVLGLFTRGYAWLIARTLRWPKLTLLLGVVLAASAAYPASKLELKLGRADIKPDHLPIRLEFSGSRNFEKIEHHVVVLEEALLAARDTLGVESVSCSYGDHRSSCRVYPRDAFESELEMAEFETRVRQALPEQVGVRYRVNESEFSWRDNTDRNVVEFAIKGDNMATLMTLSQQVSAHLERTLAKGDANAPDAGGFDLVTTPYTDGARELHVVLDGDHLRALGLSADDVASRVSLAFQGMPLGRVRGERGELRLRMSAAGEGEKGPGIEDVRDLRLPLPAGGEIPLGAVSEIEFERRPWWIQRVDRQTEVRLQVRFFNADPKANFELVSAAMADFVFPPGYGWGRGTQWRGQREANNDMLVNLGLCLLLVYAVMASLFESYLQPAGILVTCLLGAFGAPWALWLTQTTVDATAIVGLFILVGVVVNNGIMLIDRATSLRAGGIARAEALQAAGRDRLRPILMTVTTTILGLVPMLIHHPTLAGVYYHAIAIVITGGLLTSTLITLVFLPAAYATIEDSALGVRRGWRRFAGARRR; encoded by the coding sequence ATGCCGAAGTGGAGCCCCTCCGATCTCGCGCTCTCGCGACCGGTCACCGTCGGCATGGCGCTCGTGGCGGTGGTGTTGCTGGGCCTCATCGGGTTGTCGCGCATGCCGCTGTCGTTCCTGCCGCGCGAGCAGGCCGCGCGCGCGTACGTGCGCGTCGACATCGCGCGCACCAGCCCCGAGGTGCTCGAGCGCGAGCTCATTCGTCCGCTCGAGGAGGCGGTCGCGGGCCTGCGTGGGGTCGCGCGCACGCAGGTCGGGTCGGGTGGCTGGGGTGTGCGGATGAACCTCGAGTTCCAGCCCGGCGAGGACGCCGACGCGCGCAAGCTCGAGCTGCGCGACCGCATCGATCGGGTGCGCGGCGAGCTGCCGGAGTTCGTCACCAACATCGAGATCGGCAGCTACACCAACGCCGACGATCCGATCATGGAGGTGCGACTGTCGTCCGGCACCGACCTGTCGCAGGACTACTATCTGATCGAGGAGCGCATCGTGCGGGCGCTCGAGCGCATCGACGGCGTTGCGCGCATCGAGCTCGACGGCGTGTCGCCCCACGAGCTGGAGATCGCGGTCGATCTCGAGGCGGTGCACCGCACCGGGGTGTCGCTGGCGGAGCTCGGCGCTGCGGTTCGCGACGCGCGACAGGGCCACAGCATGGGCGTGGTGCGGCAGACCACGCGCGACGCCGGCGTGCGCAGCCCGTCGGCGCCGGCCGAGCCGGGGCGCTTCGCGGCGCTGCCGCTGCGACGGGGCGCCGACGCGGCGCAGGCGATGGCCGTCGCCGCGACCGAAGCTGCGGCCGAAGCGGCGGCCACCGAGGGCGGCATCCCCGGCGCGGTCACGACCGCGGGCGCGACCGTGGTCGACACCGAGACCGGCGATGACGCTCGCTTCGCCGCGCTCGGCGAGGTCGCGAGGGTCCGCGTGCACCCCGAGGAGAACCGCAACGCCAAGCGGCTCAACGGGCGCCGTGCGGTGAACCTCGAGGTCTTCGCGGCCGCCGGCGCCAGCGTGGTCGAGGTTTCGCGCGCCGTGGCGCGCGTGATCGACGAGCTGCACGCCGACCCTGCGCTCGATGGCATCGAGGTGCTCGTCGTTCGCGATCAGGGGCAGATCATCCTCAAGACCCTGGCGGACCTGCGCGACAGCGGCATCTACGGCGGTCTGCTGGCGATGGCGGTGCTGTTCCTGTTCCTCCACCGCTTGCGCACCACCGTCGCGGCGGCGGTCTCGGTGCCGTTGTCGGTGCTGGCCGCCGGCGCCGTGCTGTTCATGCGCGGTGAGGAGCTCAACTGCGTGGTGCTGCTCGGGCTGGTGCTCGGGGTCGGGATGCTGATCGACAACGCGGTCGTCATCGTCGAGGCCATCGCGGCCCAGGCCCGTACCGGGTTGTCGCAGCTCGAGGCCGCTCGACGCGGCGCCCGCGAGGTCGGCTTCGCGACCATGGCATCGACGCTGTCGACCGTGATCGTGTTCGTGCCGCTCATCGTCAACGACCCGGCCGACGAGCTCAGCACCTATCTGCGACCGCTCGGCACCACGCTGGCGATCGGTCTGGTCGCGAGCCTGTTCGTGAGCCAGACCTCGGTGCCGCTGCTGCTCGGCCGCCTGGTGCGGCCCTCGACCAGGCCCACGCATCACCCGGTCCTGGGGCTCTTCACCCGTGGCTACGCGTGGCTCATCGCTCGCACGCTGCGCTGGCCCAAGCTGACGCTGCTGCTCGGCGTGGTGCTGGCGGCCTCGGCGGCATACCCGGCGAGCAAGCTCGAGCTCAAGCTCGGCCGTGCCGACATCAAGCCCGACCACCTGCCGATCCGGCTCGAGTTCAGCGGCAGCCGCAACTTCGAGAAGATCGAGCACCACGTCGTCGTGCTCGAGGAGGCGTTGCTGGCGGCCCGCGACACGCTCGGCGTCGAGTCGGTCTCGTGCTCCTACGGCGATCACCGCAGCTCGTGCCGCGTGTACCCGCGTGACGCGTTCGAGAGCGAGCTGGAGATGGCCGAGTTCGAAACCCGCGTGCGGCAGGCGCTACCCGAGCAGGTCGGCGTCCGCTATCGGGTGAACGAGTCCGAGTTCAGCTGGCGCGACAACACCGATCGCAACGTCGTCGAGTTCGCGATCAAGGGCGACAACATGGCGACGCTGATGACGCTGTCGCAGCAGGTCTCCGCACACCTCGAGCGCACGCTCGCCAAGGGCGACGCCAACGCGCCCGACGCCGGCGGTTTCGACCTCGTGACCACGCCGTACACCGACGGCGCGCGCGAGCTCCACGTCGTGCTCGACGGCGATCACCTTCGCGCACTGGGATTGTCGGCCGACGACGTGGCGTCGCGGGTGTCGCTGGCGTTCCAGGGCATGCCGCTCGGACGCGTCCGGGGCGAGCGCGGCGAGCTGCGCCTGCGGATGTCGGCGGCGGGCGAGGGCGAGAAGGGCCCGGGCATCGAAGACGTCCGCGACCTGCGACTGCCGTTGCCGGCCGGCGGGGAGATCCCGCTGGGCGCGGTCAGTGAGATCGAGTTCGAGCGACGGCCATGGTGGATCCAGCGCGTCGATCGACAGACCGAGGTGCGCCTGCAGGTGCGCTTCTTCAACGCCGATCCGAAGGCCAACTTCGAGCTCGTCAGCGCCGCGATGGCCGACTTCGTGTTCCCACCCGGCTACGGCTGGGGCCGCGGCACCCAGTGGCGAGGCCAACGCGAGGCCAACAACGACATGCTCGTGAACCTCGGGCTGTGCCTCTTGCTGGTGTACGCGGTGATGGCCTCGTTGTTCGAGAGCTACCTGCAACCGGCGGGCATCCTCGTGACGTGCCTGCTGGGCGCGTTCGGGGCTCCGTGGGCGCTATGGCTCACGCAGACGACCGTCGACGCCACCGCGATCGTCGGGCTCTTCATCCTCGTGGGCGTGGTGGTGAACAACGGCATCATGCTGATCGATCGCGCAACCTCGCTGCGCGCCGGCGGGATCGCGCGCGCCGAGGCGCTGCAGGCCGCGGGGCGCGATCGCCTGCGACCGATCCTCATGACCGTGACGACGACGATCCTCGGCCTGGTGCCGATGCTCATCCACCACCCGACCCTCGCTGGCGTCTACTACCATGCGATCGCGATCGTCATCACCGGCGGGTTGCTGACCAGCACGCTCATCACGCTGGTGTTCCTGCCCGCGGCGTACGCGACCATCGAAGACAGTGCGCTCGGCGTGCGTCGCGGCTGGCGCCGGTTCGCGGGGGCGCGGCGTCGATGA
- a CDS encoding penicillin acylase family protein — protein MKRSSWRWLAWACAASMGCSADDPMVRPRLEIIIDDLGVPHVFAATDADAFYGAGYQMASDRLFHMEMTRRRALGRQAEVLGQAAVEDDELARIFDWPGWAAKHTELMRTDNPETYAVLEAWTRGVNARIDEIEAGEAPRPHGLGPDLYDFVPEPWTPHDVMSIATMTGFGNDLSFDREVFATIAYELAPQAMAAIELLRPIRNVFTTGGVAGIARPTSPSRARTVTTPAIDDPLELARRLERSMQGLARLRRLRGLGSNNWVVAGEHTANGRPMLCGDPHLGFDPPGVFYAQHINSKEQGGTIDAAGFSFVGTPGISVGHTERIAWAPTTAFADVMDVWTVALPDDDHVAIGGQVVPVVHREEVIVVRGPGKPVGEGSSRSLALVDVPGYGVLLPTDLVPLPLGEPGDRLLMNWTGFQANAFKGLLDFNVAESIDEFDRAVDRWNGNFNFVAVDAGGITYRVGTKVPVRDLSGGRTPHLVQDGDDAGSLWTAARLPPAQLPHGRGEARGFIATANNDPFGFAADGRIDNDPWYFGAYFDPGWRADRIESQLQAMTDSGGVTLEQLTTLQRDAHSGLADDLLPLLFEAHGRIDSDAALAEFAARDELETLVALLSGWDRQARRDSAAALVMHAYTYFVARRTLEDDMPLLFLQALELQPSFIMKLAAMALRGDYPSGDAVLQEGRDVILLSALADVAALLQARYGTVEPAAYRLADARFADLDGATGTGIDRGRWATDGAESSINVAADSTFFDASGEVLDEWRTPHGPIFRIAVEFEHGDTPRLHFSTPLGNVAEPDSPHWQDMMPAWLDGPPHTMLFERAEIEAASERRYTLLDDE, from the coding sequence ATGAAACGATCGAGCTGGAGATGGTTGGCGTGGGCGTGCGCGGCGTCGATGGGGTGCAGCGCCGACGATCCGATGGTGCGTCCGCGGCTCGAGATCATCATCGATGACCTCGGTGTTCCCCATGTCTTCGCGGCCACCGACGCCGACGCGTTCTACGGCGCGGGCTACCAGATGGCCAGCGACCGGCTGTTCCACATGGAGATGACCCGACGGCGTGCGCTCGGCCGACAGGCCGAGGTGCTGGGCCAGGCCGCCGTCGAGGACGACGAGCTGGCGCGCATCTTCGACTGGCCCGGCTGGGCCGCGAAGCACACCGAGCTGATGCGCACCGACAACCCCGAGACCTACGCGGTGCTGGAGGCGTGGACCCGTGGCGTCAACGCACGCATCGACGAGATCGAGGCCGGCGAGGCCCCGCGTCCGCACGGCCTCGGTCCCGATCTCTACGACTTCGTGCCCGAGCCGTGGACGCCGCATGACGTGATGAGCATCGCGACCATGACCGGCTTCGGCAACGACCTCTCGTTCGATCGCGAGGTCTTCGCCACCATCGCGTACGAGCTCGCGCCGCAGGCGATGGCGGCGATCGAGCTGCTGCGACCGATTCGCAACGTCTTCACCACCGGCGGCGTCGCGGGTATCGCTCGACCGACGTCGCCGTCGCGCGCCCGGACGGTCACGACGCCTGCGATCGACGATCCGCTCGAGCTGGCGCGACGGCTCGAGCGCAGCATGCAAGGCCTTGCGCGCCTGCGACGGCTCCGGGGGCTCGGTAGCAACAACTGGGTCGTTGCCGGCGAACACACCGCCAATGGCCGGCCGATGCTGTGCGGCGACCCCCACCTCGGCTTCGATCCGCCAGGCGTCTTCTATGCCCAGCACATCAACAGCAAGGAGCAGGGCGGCACCATCGACGCGGCCGGCTTCTCGTTCGTCGGCACACCGGGCATCTCGGTCGGTCACACCGAGCGCATCGCGTGGGCACCGACCACTGCGTTCGCCGACGTGATGGACGTCTGGACGGTCGCGCTGCCCGACGACGACCACGTCGCGATCGGCGGCCAGGTGGTGCCGGTCGTCCACCGCGAGGAGGTCATCGTGGTGCGCGGGCCCGGCAAGCCGGTCGGCGAGGGCAGCTCGCGCTCGCTGGCGCTGGTCGACGTGCCCGGCTACGGCGTGTTGCTGCCCACCGATCTGGTGCCCTTGCCGCTGGGAGAGCCCGGCGATCGCCTGCTGATGAACTGGACCGGCTTCCAGGCCAACGCGTTCAAGGGGTTGCTCGACTTCAACGTGGCGGAGTCGATCGACGAGTTCGATCGGGCGGTCGATCGCTGGAACGGCAACTTCAATTTCGTCGCGGTCGATGCCGGCGGCATCACCTACCGCGTCGGCACCAAGGTGCCGGTCCGCGACCTCTCGGGCGGCCGCACGCCGCACCTCGTGCAAGACGGCGACGACGCCGGGTCGCTGTGGACCGCCGCTCGGCTGCCGCCGGCGCAGCTGCCCCACGGACGCGGTGAGGCCCGCGGCTTCATCGCGACCGCCAACAACGACCCATTCGGCTTCGCCGCCGACGGCCGCATCGACAACGACCCGTGGTACTTCGGCGCGTACTTCGACCCGGGCTGGCGTGCCGATCGCATCGAGTCGCAGCTGCAGGCGATGACCGATTCCGGCGGTGTCACGCTCGAGCAGCTGACGACGCTGCAGCGCGATGCCCACAGCGGACTCGCCGACGATCTGCTGCCGCTGCTCTTCGAGGCCCACGGCCGCATCGACAGCGACGCGGCGCTCGCCGAGTTCGCCGCACGCGATGAGCTCGAGACCTTGGTGGCGCTGCTGTCCGGCTGGGACCGCCAGGCTCGGCGGGACTCGGCGGCCGCGCTCGTGATGCACGCCTACACCTACTTCGTCGCGCGGCGCACCCTCGAGGACGACATGCCGCTGTTGTTCCTGCAGGCGCTGGAGCTGCAGCCGTCGTTCATCATGAAGCTCGCGGCCATGGCCCTGCGCGGCGACTACCCCAGCGGCGATGCAGTGCTGCAGGAGGGGCGCGACGTGATCCTCTTGAGCGCCTTGGCCGACGTCGCGGCGCTGCTGCAGGCGCGCTACGGTACCGTCGAACCCGCGGCCTATCGCCTCGCGGACGCCCGCTTCGCCGACCTGGACGGCGCGACCGGAACCGGCATCGATCGCGGGCGCTGGGCCACCGACGGTGCCGAGAGCTCGATCAACGTCGCTGCCGACAGCACGTTCTTCGATGCCAGCGGCGAGGTGCTCGACGAGTGGCGAACGCCGCACGGTCCCATCTTCCGCATCGCGGTGGAGTTCGAGCACGGCGACACCCCGCGGCTGCACTTCTCGACGCCGTTGGGCAACGTCGCGGAGCCCGACAGCCCGCACTGGCAGGACATGATGCCCGCGTGGCTCGACGGCCCCCCACACACGATGCTGTTCGAACGCGCCGAGATCGAGGCCGCGAGCGAGCGCCGCTACACGCTGCTCGACGACGAGTAG